Proteins found in one Sphaeramia orbicularis chromosome 8, fSphaOr1.1, whole genome shotgun sequence genomic segment:
- the LOC115423474 gene encoding kelch-like protein 11 isoform X1 — translation MCGCVCRLLSFSSLLHFPPLLSSSSGSRMAAAAPNPEDSSRSGGSGGGTGTPSALAGDGDAEEAEDFTSSSHCSELSRRQNEQRKQGLFCDVTLAFSSGAASGSVQTCEFSAHRSVLAAATDYFTPLLGGQFSESISGRVEMKEWSSELGPDPETVESVIQYMYTGEIRVSTCNVHEVLELADRFLLLQLKDFCGEFLKKKLSLTNCVAVHSLAHMYTLDQLALRAADMIRRNFHKVIQDEEFYTLPFHLVRDWLSDAEITVDSEEVLFEAVVKWVQKNPEERSRYFEELFRLLRLPQIKPTYLTRVVKNERLVAANEACLRLVSEAVEGHAIRFENLKSADMEFWSSHMASFQPRFGQNMDVIMVVGGVSEGGDYLSECVGYFIYEDRWVNLPHIHNHLDGHAIAATESHVYVAGSMEPGFAKTVERYNPNRNTWEQVSNLTTRKHSFGLTCIKDILYSIGGHGNFSPGFKDVSVYEPEQDKWHNLESAPKILRDVKAVSVEDRYVYVTARTPVDTDNEDGLKTVTTRYDTESRQWQDVDSLPLIDNYCIFQMAVASTNFYHTASCCPKSYTVRDEVARQKISVRISDEILESLPPEVTSIEGAAICHFDEDVFIIGGWKNSDDVDKQYRKEAYRYCAERKRWMLLPPMPQPRCRATACHVRIPYRFLYGCQRYPMPQNLARQRDRMQQMQQLHRRTLTLRRQLQSQIEC, via the exons ATGTGTGGCTGCGTATGTCGCCTCCTTTCCTTCTCTAGTTTACTTCATTTCCCTCCTCTGCTCTCCTCCAGCTCCGGCAGCAGAATGGCAGCGGCGGCCCCTAACCCGGAGGACTCCTCCAGGAGCGGCGGGAGCGGCGGCGGTACCGGTACACCGAGCGCTCTGGCCGGGGACGGGGACGCGGAAGAGGCCGAGGACTTCACCTCGTCCTCCCACTGCTCGGAGCTGTCTCGGCGGCAGAACGAGCAGAGGAAGCAGGGCTTGTTCTGCGACGTGACGCTGGCCTTCAGCAGCGGGGCCGCGTCCGGGAGCGTCCAGACCTGCGAGTTCTCAGCCCACAGGTCCGTCCTGGCCGCGGCCACAGACTACTTCACCCCTCTGCTGGGAGGACAGTTCTCCGAGTCCATTTCCGGACGGGTCGAGATGAAAGAGTGGAGCTCCGAGCTGGGGCCGGACCCGGAGACGGTGGAGAGCGTCATCCAGTACATGTACACCGGAGAAATACGAGTCAGCACCTGCAATGTGCATGAAGTACTGGAGCTGGCGGACAG GTTCCTCCTACTGCAGCTGAAGGATTTCTGTGGCGAGTTTCTGAAGAAGAAGCTGAGTTTGACCAACTGCGTGGCGGTGCACAGCCTGGCTCACATGTACACCCTGGACCAGCTGGCTCTACGGGCCGCAGATATGATTCGCCGCAACTTCCACAAGGTGATCCAGGACGAGGAGTTCTACACGCTGCCCTTTCACCTGGTCCGTGACTGGCTGTCCGACgcggagatcacagtggattccgAGGAGGTGCTGTTTGAAGCTGTGGTGAAGTGGGTGCAAAAGAACCCAGAGGAGCGAAGCCGGTACTTTGAGGAGCTTTTCCGTCTTTTGAGGCTGCCGCAAATAAAACCCACGTACCTGACCAGGGTGGTGAAAAACGAACGTCTCGTGGCTGCAAACGAGGCCTGTCTCAGGCTGGTGTCCGAGGCCGTTGAGGGGCACGCCATCCGCTTTGAGAACCTGAAGTCAGCTGACATGGAGTTCTGGTCTTCACACATGGCCTCCTTTCAGCCACGTTTTGGCCAGAACATGGACGTTATCATGGTAGTGGGAGGGGTTTCAGAAGGAGGAGACTACCTGAGCGAGTGTGTGGGCTACTTCATATACGAGGATCGCTGGGTCAACCTGCCACACATACACAACCACCTGGACGGCCACGCCATCGCTGCTACTGAATCCCACGTGTACGTAGCCGGGTCTATGGAGCCTGGCTTTGCTAAGACAGTCGAACGTTACAATCCCAATCGCAACACCTGGGAACAGGTGAGCAACCTGACCACACGCAAGCACTCCTTTGGCCTCACTTGCATTAAGGATATCTTGTACAGCATCGGCGGCCACGGAAACTTCAGCCCGGGTTTCAAAGACGTCAGCGTGTATGAACCTGAACAGGACAAGTGGCACAATCTGGAATCTGCTCCCAAGATCCTGCGGGATGTGAAGGCAGTGAGCGTGGAAGACCGCTACGTGTACGTTACAGCACGCACACCTGTTGACACGGATAATGAGGACGGACTGAAGACTGTGACCACTCGCTATGACACAGAGAGTCGCCAGTGGCAGGATGTCGACTCCTTACCGCTTATTGACAACTATTGCATTTTCCAGATGGCTGTGGCCTCCACAAACTTCTACCACACGGCTTCTTGCTGCCCTAAAAGCTACACAGTGCGGGATGAGGTTGCCAGACAGAAGATCAGTGTGCGTATATCTGATGAGATCCTGGAGAGTCTCCCACCAGAGGTCACCAGTATCGAAGGAGCTGCCATTTGCCACTTTGACGAGGACGTCTTCATCATCGGAGGCTGGAAGAACAGCGACGACGTGGACAAGCAGTACCGCAAGGAGGCCTACCGCTACTGCGCCGAGAGAAAGCGCTGGATGCTCCTTCCTCCGATGCCTCAGCCTCGCTGCCGAGCCACCGCCTGCCACGTTCGCATCCCCTACCGCTTCCTGTACGGCTGCCAGCGCTACCCCATGCCCCAGAACCTGGCCCGTCAGCGAGACCGCATGCAGCAGATGCAGCAGCTTCACCGGCGCACCCTCACCCTGCGCAGGCAGCTCCAGTCGCAGATCGAGTGCTGA
- the LOC115423474 gene encoding kelch-like protein 11 isoform X2: MNNQTVHVKGAVKSSGSRMAAAAPNPEDSSRSGGSGGGTGTPSALAGDGDAEEAEDFTSSSHCSELSRRQNEQRKQGLFCDVTLAFSSGAASGSVQTCEFSAHRSVLAAATDYFTPLLGGQFSESISGRVEMKEWSSELGPDPETVESVIQYMYTGEIRVSTCNVHEVLELADRFLLLQLKDFCGEFLKKKLSLTNCVAVHSLAHMYTLDQLALRAADMIRRNFHKVIQDEEFYTLPFHLVRDWLSDAEITVDSEEVLFEAVVKWVQKNPEERSRYFEELFRLLRLPQIKPTYLTRVVKNERLVAANEACLRLVSEAVEGHAIRFENLKSADMEFWSSHMASFQPRFGQNMDVIMVVGGVSEGGDYLSECVGYFIYEDRWVNLPHIHNHLDGHAIAATESHVYVAGSMEPGFAKTVERYNPNRNTWEQVSNLTTRKHSFGLTCIKDILYSIGGHGNFSPGFKDVSVYEPEQDKWHNLESAPKILRDVKAVSVEDRYVYVTARTPVDTDNEDGLKTVTTRYDTESRQWQDVDSLPLIDNYCIFQMAVASTNFYHTASCCPKSYTVRDEVARQKISVRISDEILESLPPEVTSIEGAAICHFDEDVFIIGGWKNSDDVDKQYRKEAYRYCAERKRWMLLPPMPQPRCRATACHVRIPYRFLYGCQRYPMPQNLARQRDRMQQMQQLHRRTLTLRRQLQSQIEC, from the exons ATGAATAACCAGACAGTGCATGTGAAAGGTGCAGTCAAAAG CTCCGGCAGCAGAATGGCAGCGGCGGCCCCTAACCCGGAGGACTCCTCCAGGAGCGGCGGGAGCGGCGGCGGTACCGGTACACCGAGCGCTCTGGCCGGGGACGGGGACGCGGAAGAGGCCGAGGACTTCACCTCGTCCTCCCACTGCTCGGAGCTGTCTCGGCGGCAGAACGAGCAGAGGAAGCAGGGCTTGTTCTGCGACGTGACGCTGGCCTTCAGCAGCGGGGCCGCGTCCGGGAGCGTCCAGACCTGCGAGTTCTCAGCCCACAGGTCCGTCCTGGCCGCGGCCACAGACTACTTCACCCCTCTGCTGGGAGGACAGTTCTCCGAGTCCATTTCCGGACGGGTCGAGATGAAAGAGTGGAGCTCCGAGCTGGGGCCGGACCCGGAGACGGTGGAGAGCGTCATCCAGTACATGTACACCGGAGAAATACGAGTCAGCACCTGCAATGTGCATGAAGTACTGGAGCTGGCGGACAG GTTCCTCCTACTGCAGCTGAAGGATTTCTGTGGCGAGTTTCTGAAGAAGAAGCTGAGTTTGACCAACTGCGTGGCGGTGCACAGCCTGGCTCACATGTACACCCTGGACCAGCTGGCTCTACGGGCCGCAGATATGATTCGCCGCAACTTCCACAAGGTGATCCAGGACGAGGAGTTCTACACGCTGCCCTTTCACCTGGTCCGTGACTGGCTGTCCGACgcggagatcacagtggattccgAGGAGGTGCTGTTTGAAGCTGTGGTGAAGTGGGTGCAAAAGAACCCAGAGGAGCGAAGCCGGTACTTTGAGGAGCTTTTCCGTCTTTTGAGGCTGCCGCAAATAAAACCCACGTACCTGACCAGGGTGGTGAAAAACGAACGTCTCGTGGCTGCAAACGAGGCCTGTCTCAGGCTGGTGTCCGAGGCCGTTGAGGGGCACGCCATCCGCTTTGAGAACCTGAAGTCAGCTGACATGGAGTTCTGGTCTTCACACATGGCCTCCTTTCAGCCACGTTTTGGCCAGAACATGGACGTTATCATGGTAGTGGGAGGGGTTTCAGAAGGAGGAGACTACCTGAGCGAGTGTGTGGGCTACTTCATATACGAGGATCGCTGGGTCAACCTGCCACACATACACAACCACCTGGACGGCCACGCCATCGCTGCTACTGAATCCCACGTGTACGTAGCCGGGTCTATGGAGCCTGGCTTTGCTAAGACAGTCGAACGTTACAATCCCAATCGCAACACCTGGGAACAGGTGAGCAACCTGACCACACGCAAGCACTCCTTTGGCCTCACTTGCATTAAGGATATCTTGTACAGCATCGGCGGCCACGGAAACTTCAGCCCGGGTTTCAAAGACGTCAGCGTGTATGAACCTGAACAGGACAAGTGGCACAATCTGGAATCTGCTCCCAAGATCCTGCGGGATGTGAAGGCAGTGAGCGTGGAAGACCGCTACGTGTACGTTACAGCACGCACACCTGTTGACACGGATAATGAGGACGGACTGAAGACTGTGACCACTCGCTATGACACAGAGAGTCGCCAGTGGCAGGATGTCGACTCCTTACCGCTTATTGACAACTATTGCATTTTCCAGATGGCTGTGGCCTCCACAAACTTCTACCACACGGCTTCTTGCTGCCCTAAAAGCTACACAGTGCGGGATGAGGTTGCCAGACAGAAGATCAGTGTGCGTATATCTGATGAGATCCTGGAGAGTCTCCCACCAGAGGTCACCAGTATCGAAGGAGCTGCCATTTGCCACTTTGACGAGGACGTCTTCATCATCGGAGGCTGGAAGAACAGCGACGACGTGGACAAGCAGTACCGCAAGGAGGCCTACCGCTACTGCGCCGAGAGAAAGCGCTGGATGCTCCTTCCTCCGATGCCTCAGCCTCGCTGCCGAGCCACCGCCTGCCACGTTCGCATCCCCTACCGCTTCCTGTACGGCTGCCAGCGCTACCCCATGCCCCAGAACCTGGCCCGTCAGCGAGACCGCATGCAGCAGATGCAGCAGCTTCACCGGCGCACCCTCACCCTGCGCAGGCAGCTCCAGTCGCAGATCGAGTGCTGA
- the LOC115423476 gene encoding cytosolic 5'-nucleotidase 3, which yields MIPELNNPSVCMRDPQRVQDILMSMQKSGSNTLQVISDFDMTLTRFAYEGKRCPTCHNILDNSKLISNDCKEKLKELLNTYYPIEIDSSRSIEEKLPLMVEWWTKAHDLLVEQRIRKDLLATVVRESEARLREGFQLFFNHLHEHSIPLLIFSAGIGDILEEVIRQAGVFHSNVKVFSNYMDFDESGVLKAFKGELIHIYNKREGALLNTGHFQELRTRPNVLLLGDSLGDLTMADGVQDMENILKIGFLNDKVEERKQSYLDSYDIVLVKDETLEVPNAVLLYLTGNK from the exons ATG ATTCCAGAACTAAACAACCCATCAGTATGTATGAGGGACCCTCAGAGAGTCCAGGACATCCTGATGTCTATGCAGAAGTCTGGCTCCAACACCCTACAG gtGATTTCAGATTTTGATATGACCCTCACAAGATTTGCATATGAAGGAAAACGATGTCCAACTTGTCACA ATATTCTTGACAACAGCAAACTAATCTCCAATGATTGCAAAGAAAAG CTAAAGGAGCTGCTAAACACATACTACCCCATAGAGATCGACTCATCCAGGTCAATAGAGGAAAAGCTGCCCCTCATGGTGGAGTG GTGGACAAAGGCCCACGACCTACTGGTAGAACAGAGGATCAGGAAAGACCTGCTGGCCACAGTGGTTCGGGAGTCTGAAGCCAGGCTGAG GGAGGGTTTCCAGCTCTTCTTCAACCACCTGCATGAGCACAGCATACCTCTACTCATCTTCTCCGCCGGCATAGGGGACATTCTGGAAGAGGTGATTCGCCAAGCTGGGGTTTTCCACTCCAATGTCAAGGTCTTCTCCAATTACATGGACTTTGATGAATCT GGAGTGTTGAAGGCCTTTAAAGGAGAGCTGATCCACATCTATAATAAAAGAGAAGGCGCTCTGCTCAACACCGGCCATTTCCAGGAGCTGAGGACACGACCCAATGTGCTGCTGCTTGGAGACTCACTAGGAGATCTGACCATGGCCGATGGAGTACAGGACATGGAGAACATCCTCAAGATTGGCTTTCTTAATGATAAG gTGGAGGAGAGGAAGCAGTCATATTTGGACTCATATGACATTGTGTTGGTAAAGGATGAGACCTTAGAAGTCCCCAACGCTGTACTTCTCTACCTCACTGGCAATAAGTAA